A DNA window from Gigantopelta aegis isolate Gae_Host chromosome 4, Gae_host_genome, whole genome shotgun sequence contains the following coding sequences:
- the LOC121370531 gene encoding nucleolar protein dao-5-like isoform X2: MKIKRSIGTEKGDGPVVKKLKKKDSSSDSSDSDEEMTSPVKVKKSPVKVKKSPVQVKKQAAKQVNGHQSSGTSDSDSDSDSESECENKSSKKAVNKTALVTKKDDSSSSDSSSDSEDEKMVKKATKTTPTIAKTPPTNSVQKKKKDDSSSSDSSSDSEDEKMVKKATKTTPTIAKTPPTNSVQKKKKDDSSSSDSSSDSEDEKMVKKATKTTPTIAKTPPPNSVQKKKKDDSSSSDSSSDSEDEKMVKKATKTTPTIAKTPPPNSVQKKKKDDSSSSDSSSDSEDEKIVKKATKTATPAKTPPSKKKDVSSSSDSSVDSEDEKIVKKATKAATTAKTPPTKSVLSKQKVDSSSSDSSSDSEDEKIVKKATKTATPAKTPPSKKKDVSSTDSSIDSEDEKIVKKATKTATPIAKTPTKSVLVKKKGDSSSSDSSSDSEDEKIGNKSTNAATPIVKTPPTKSVSNKKKDDSSSSDSSIDSEDEKIVKKATKAATTAKTPPTKSVLSKKEVDSSSSDSSSDSEDEKIVKKATKTVTPAKTPKTVTPAKTPPTKLVQSKKKDDSCSSDSSSDSEDEKIVKKTTKTATPIAKTPTKSVLVKKKGDSSSSDSSSGSEDEKIVKKATKTATPIAKTPTKSVQKKKKDDSSSSGSSSDSEDEKIVKKTTKTATPIAKTPTKSVLVKKKGDSSSSDSSSGSEDEKIVKKATKTATPIAKTPTKSVQKKKKDDSSSSGSSSDSEDEKIVKKATKTVTPAKIGNKSTNAATPVVKTPPTKSVLNKKKDDSSSSDSSSDSEEDKTKVTIGKTPIAKTPTKGALGKKKNESSSSESSSESEEKKTPTITVTPVAKTPPTKKKKDDSSSSDSSSDSEDEKIVKKTTKTVTPAKTPPTKLVQSKKKDDSSSSGSSSDSEDEKIMKKTTKTVTPAKTPKTVTPAKTPPTKLVQSKKKDDSSSSDSSSDSEDEKIVKKTTKTVTPAKTPPTKSAPSKKKDDSSSSDSSSDSEDEKIVTKATKTVTPVKTPPTNSVQKKKKDDSSSSGSSSDSEDEKIVKKATKTATPIAKTPPTKSILSKKKDDSSSSDSSSDSEDDKIVKKATKTVTPAKTPPTKSMLSKKKDDSSCSDSSSDSEDEKIVKNATKTVTPAKTPPTKSVLSKKKGDSSSSDSSSDSEDEKIMKKATKFAIPVIKSPGSKSIQEKKKVDSGSSSDSEDDKIMKKATKTATPPAKTPPTKSILSKKKDDSSSSDSSSDSEDEKIVKKATKTATTPAKTPPTKSVPSKKKDDSSSSGSSSDSEEEKTLKTSIKVGTKATKTPPSKLASSGFTAVKTKKRKASSSSSDSSSDSEDDSVQKSSGKKRKLDSSNLNGSEPKAKSNKRKCDSSDSDSSVDTEGKKKRMKTSLGGLSTLTNNHNSHNSSKSLSRTDNKSSSSDSSSESDTNLKGKTQLVKKSKGRQDSSFVDSSGEQQKPMKSSSAPVTPVTENSLNGDSDQKTNSSKKRTPKTPTTPFRRVPTEDVDVDPRLSNNSFEAKSGAYGSWGEKANKDLKNTKGKSFRHEKTKKKRGSYKGGLIDTSVHSIKFDD, encoded by the exons atgaaaattAAAAG ATCGATCGGGACAGAGAAGGGCGATGGACCTGTTGTCAAGAAACTGAAGAAGAAAGATTCATCCTCTGATTCGAG TGACTCTGATGAAGAAATGACATCACCTGTCAAGGTAAAGAAGTCCCCTGTCAAGGTGAAGAAGTCCCCTGTCCAGGTGAAGAAGCAAGCTGCTAAGCAAGTAAATGGACACCAGTCTAGTGGGACCTCGGATTCAGATTCAGATTCAGATTCAGAATCCGAATGTGAAAACAAATCTTCAAAGAAAG CTGTCAATAAAACTGCATTGGTGACAAAGAAAGATGATTCAAGTAGTTCAGATAGCTCCAGTGATTCAGAAGATGAGAAGATGGTAAAAAAAGCTACCAAAACTACTCCAACTATTGCCAAAACTCCACCAACCAATTCtgtacaaaagaagaaaaaagatgatTCAAGTAGTTCAGATAGCTCCAGTGATTCAGAAGATGAGAAGATGGTAAAAAAAGCTACCAAAACTACTCCAACTATTGCCAAAACTCCACCAACCAATTCtgtacaaaagaagaaaaaagatgatTCAAGTAGTTCAGATAGCTCCAGTGATTCAGAAGATGAGAAGATGGTAAAAAAAGCTACCAAAACTACTCCAACTATTGCCAAAACTCCACCACCCAATTCtgtacaaaagaagaaaaaagatgatTCAAGTAGTTCTGATAGCTCCAGTGATTCAGAAGATGAGAAGATGGTAAAAAAAGCTACCAAAACTACTCCAACTATTGCCAAAACTCCACCACCCAATTCtgtacaaaagaagaaaaaagatgatTCAAGTAGTTCTGATAGCTCCAGTGATTCAGAAGATGAAAAGATTGTGAAAAAAGCTACCAAAACTGCAACTCCTGCAAAAACACCACCAAGCAAGAAAAAAGATGTTTCTAGTAGTTCTGATAGCTCAGTTGATTCTGAAGATGAGAAGATAGTAAAAAAAGCTACAAAAGCAGCAACTACTGCTAAAACTCCGCCAACTAAATCAGTACTTAGCAAACAAAAAGTAGATTCAAGTAGTTCTGATAGCTCCAGTGATTCAGAAGATGAGAAGATTGTGAAAAAAGCTACCAAAACTGCAACTCCTGCAAAAACACCACCAAGCAAGAAAAAAGATGTTTCTAGTACTGATAGCTCAATTGATTCTGAAGATGAGAAGATAGTAAAAAAAGCTACCAAAACTGCAACTCCTATTGCAAAAACTCCAACCAAATCTGTACTGGTGAAGAAAAAAGGTGATTCAAGTAGTTCTGATAGCTCCAGTGATTCAGAAGATGAAAAAATAGGGAACAAATCTACTAACGCTGCAACTCCTATTGTGAAAACTCCACCAACCAAGTCGGtttcaaacaagaaaaaagatgATTCTAGTAGTTCTGATAGCTCAATTGATTCTGAAGATGAGAAGATAGTAAAAAAAGCTACAAAAGCAGCTACTACTGCTAAAACTCCACCAACTAAATCAGTACTAAGCAAAAAAGAAGTAGATTCAAGTAGTTCTGATAGCTCCAGTGATTCAGAAGATGAGAAGATTGTGAAAAAAGCTACCAAAACTGTAACGCCTGCAAAAACTCCCAAAACTGTAACGCCTGCAAAAACTCCACCAACCAAATTGGTACAAAGCAAGAAAAAAGATGATTCATGTAGTTCTGATAGCTCCAGTGATTCAGAAGATGAGAAGATtgtgaaaaaaactacaaaaactgCAACTCCTATTGCAAAAACTCCAACAAAATCTGTATTGGTGAAGAAAAAAGGTGATTCAAGTAGTTCTGATAGCTCCAGTGGTTCAGAAGATGAGAAGATTGTGAAAAAAGCTACAAAAACTGCAACTCCTATTGCAAAAACTCCAACCAAATCtgtacaaaagaagaaaaaagatgatTCAAGTAGTTCTGGTAGCTCCAGTGATTCAGAAGATGAGAAGATTGTGAAAAAAACTACCAAAACTGCAACTCCTATTGCAAAAACTCCAACAAAATCTGTATTGGTGAAGAAAAAAGGTGATTCAAGTAGTTCTGATAGCTCCAGTGGTTCAGAAGATGAGAAGATTGTGAAAAAAGCTACAAAAACTGCAACTCCTATTGCAAAAACTCCAACCAAATCtgtacaaaagaagaaaaaagatgatTCAAGTAGTTCTGGTAGCTCCAGTGATTCAGAAGATGAGAAAATTGTGAAAAAAGCTACCAAAACTGTAACTCCTGCAAAAATAGGGAACAAATCTACTAACGCTGCAACTCCTGTTGTGAAAACTCCACCAACCAAGTcggttttaaacaagaaaaaagatgATTCTAGTAGTTCAGATAGCTCCAGTGATTCAGAGGAAGATAAAACTAAGGTTACCATAGGCAAAACTCCAATAGCAAAAACTCCAACCAAAGGTGCATTagggaagaaaaaaaatgaatcaAGTAGTTCAGAAAGCTCCAGTGAGTCGGAGGAAAAGAAAACACCTACGATAACTGTAACTCCAGTTGCAAAAACTCCACcaaccaaaaagaaaaaagatgatTCAAGTAGTTCTGATAGCTCCAGTGATTCAGAAGATGAGAAGATTGTGAAAAAAACTACCAAAACTGTAACTCCTGCAAAAACTCCACCAACCAAATTGGTACAAAGCAAGAAAAAAGATGATTCAAGTAGTTCTGGTAGCTCCAGTGATTCAGAAGATGAGAAGATTATGAAAAAAACTACCAAAACTGTAACGCCTGCAAAAACTCCCAAAACTGTAACGCCTGCAAAAACTCCACCAACCAAATTGGTACAAAGCAAGAAAAAAGATGATTCAAGTAGTTCTGATAGCTCCAGTGATTCAGAAGATGAGAAGATTGTGAAAAAAACTACCAAAACTGTAACGCCTGCAAAAACTCCACCAACCAAATCAGCACCGAGCAAGAAAAAAGATGATTCAAGTAGTTCTGATAGCTCCAGTGATTCAGAAGATGAGAAGATTGTGACAAAAGCTACCAAAACTGTAACTCCTGTAAAAACTCCACCAACCAATTCtgtacaaaagaagaaaaaagatgatTCAAGTAGTTCTGGTAGCTCCAGTGATTCAGAAGATGAGAAGATTGTGAAAAAAGCTACCAAAACTGCAACTCCTATTGCAAAAACTCCACCAACCAAATCAATACTGagcaaaaaaaaagatgatTCCAGTAGTTCTGATAGCTCCAGTGATTCTGAAGATGACAAGATTGTGAAAAAAGCTACCAAAACTGTAACTCCTGCAAAAACTCCACCAACCAAATCAATGCTGAGCAAGAAAAAAGATGATTCAAGTTGTTCTGATAGCTCCAGTGATTCAGAAGATGAGAAGATTGTGAAAAATGCTACCAAAACTGTAACTCCTGCAAAAACTCCACCAACCAAATCGGTACTGAGCAAGAAAAAAGGTGATTCAAGTAGTTCTGATAGCTCCAGTGATTCTGAAGATGAGAAGATTATGAAAAAAGCTACCAAATTTGCAATTCCAGTTATAAAATCTCCAGGAAGTAAATCCATTcaagagaagaaaaaagtagATTCTGGTAGTTCTAGTGATTCTGAAGATGATAAGATCATGAAAAAAGCTACCAAAACTGCAACACCACCTGCAAAAACTCCACCAACCAAGTCAATACTGAGCAAGAAAAAAGATGATTCAAGTAGTTCTGATAGCTCCAGTGATTCAGAAGATGAGAAGATTGTGAAAAAAGCTACCAAAACTGCAACAACACCTGCAAAAACTCCACCAACCAAATCAGTACCGAGCAAGAAAAAAGATGATTCAAGTAGTTCTGGTAGCTCCAGTGATTCAGAGGaagagaaaacattaaaaacatcaaTTAAAGTCGGAACCAAAGCAACAAAAACTCCACCCTCAAAACTGGCATCAAGTGGATTTACAGCAGTTAAGACGAAGAAAAGAAAAGCCTCTTCAAGCAGTTCTGATAGTTCAAGTGACTCTGAGGATGACAGTGTCCAAAAAAGCTCAGGAAAGAAACGAAAACTGGACAGCAGCAATTTGAATGGTAGTGAGCCAAAAGCTAAGTCTAATAAAAGAAAATGTGATTCGTCCGATTCAGATAGTTCTGTAGATACAGAaggtaaaaagaaaagaatgaagACCAGCCTTGGAGGTCTttcaacattaacaaacaaTCACAATTCACACAACAGTTCAAAGTCATTATCAAGGACAGATAACAAATCTAGTAGTTCAGATAGTTCAAGTGAATCAGACACAAATTTGAAAGGAAAGACACAGTTGGTTAAAAAGTCCAAAGGCAGACAGGATTCTAGCTTTGTGGACAGTTCTGGAGAACAGCAGAAACCAATGAAGTCTTCATCAGCTCCAGTGACTCCAGTCACAGAGAACAGCTTGAATGGAGATTCTGATCAAAAGACCAATAGTTCTAAG AAACGAACACCCAAAACTCCTACGACTCCATTTCGCCGAGTGCCAACTGAAGATGTAGACGTTGATCCAAGACTGAGCAATAACTCGTTTGAGGCAAAG AGTGGAGCTTATGGATCGTGGGGTGAGAAAGCCAACAAGGATTTGAAGAATACTAAAGGCAAAAGTTTCCGACACGAAAAGACCAAGAAAAAGCGAGGCAGTTACAAGGGTGGACTCATCGACACATCTGTCCACTCAATCAAGTTTGACGATTGA
- the LOC121370531 gene encoding nucleolar protein dao-5-like isoform X1 has product MKIKRSIGTEKGDGPVVKKLKKKDSSSDSSDSDEEMTSPVKVKKSPVKVKKSPVQVKKQAAKQVNGHQSSGTSDSDSDSDSESECENKSSKKAVNKTALVTKKDDSSSSDSSSDSEDEKMVKKATKTTPTIAKTPPTNSVQKKKKDDSSSSDSSSDSEDEKMVKKATKTTPTIAKTPPTNSVQKKKKDDSSSSDSSSDSEDEKMVKKATKTTPTIAKTPPPNSVQKKKKDDSSSSDSSSDSEDEKMVKKATKTTPTIAKTPPPNSVQKKKKDDSSSSDSSSDSEDEKIVKKATKTATPAKTPPSKKKDVSSSSDSSVDSEDEKIVKKATKAATTAKTPPTKSVLSKQKVDSSSSDSSSDSEDEKIVKKATKTATPAKTPPSKKKDVSSTDSSIDSEDEKIVKKATKTATPIAKTPTKSVLVKKKGDSSSSDSSSDSEDEKIGNKSTNAATPIVKTPPTKSVSNKKKDDSSSSDSSIDSEDEKIVKKATKAATTAKTPPTKSVLSKKEVDSSSSDSSSDSEDEKIVKKATKTVTPAKTPKTVTPAKTPPTKLVQSKKKDDSCSSDSSSDSEDEKIVKKTTKTATPIAKTPTKSVLVKKKGDSSSSDSSSGSEDEKIVKKATKTATPIAKTPTKSVQKKKKDDSSSSGSSSDSEDEKIVKKTTKTATPIAKTPTKSVLVKKKGDSSSSDSSSGSEDEKIVKKATKTATPIAKTPTKSVQKKKKDDSSSSGSSSDSEDEKIVKKATKTVTPAKIGNKSTNAATPVVKTPPTKSVLNKKKDDSSSSDSSSDSEEDKTKVTIGKTPIAKTPTKGALGKKKNESSSSESSSESEEKKTPTITVTPVAKTPPTKKKKDDSSSSDSSSDSEDEKIVKKTTKTVTPAKTPPTKLVQSKKKDDSSSSGSSSDSEDEKIMKKTTKTVTPAKTPKTVTPAKTPPTKLVQSKKKDDSSSSDSSSDSEDEKIVKKTTKTVTPAKTPPTKSAPSKKKDDSSSSDSSSDSEDEKIVTKATKTVTPVKTPPTNSVQKKKKDDSSSSGSSSDSEDEKIVKKATKTATPIAKTPPTKSILSKKKDDSSSSDSSSDSEDDKIVKKATKTVTPAKTPPTKSMLSKKKDDSSCSDSSSDSEDEKIVKNATKTVTPAKTPPTKSVLSKKKGDSSSSDSSSDSEDEKIMKKATKFAIPVIKSPGSKSIQEKKKVDSGSSSDSEDDKIMKKATKTATPPAKTPPTKSILSKKKDDSSSSDSSSDSEDEKIVKKATKTATTPAKTPPTKSVPSKKKDDSSSSGSSSDSEEEKTLKTSIKVGTKATKTPPSKLASSGFTAVKTKKRKASSSSSDSSSDSEDDSVQKSSGKKRKLDSSNLNGSEPKAKSNKRKCDSSDSDSSVDTEGKKKRMKTSLGGLSTLTNNHNSHNSSKSLSRTDNKSSSSDSSSESDTNLKGKTQLVKKSKGRQDSSFVDSSGEQQKPMKSSSAPVTPVTENSLNGDSDQKTNSSKKRTPKTPTTPFRRVPTEDVDVDPRLSNNSFEAKQCDTVILGHSFIRRLKENINNGIVIGHVDLNGPTCWIHQGGAGLPWVNEQLNKVTELCPMNVYLQIGGNDINANTDPQVLAQGILDIAHQLQDSGIGRVIIGSVFPRKNTKRGKVLPEVYEEVANEVNDIIALKTKESTEMKIDWHQPWIGDMNGEIFLRDGIHLNPDATQAYYSRIVSALSSSHNGAESDQKRAFS; this is encoded by the exons atgaaaattAAAAG ATCGATCGGGACAGAGAAGGGCGATGGACCTGTTGTCAAGAAACTGAAGAAGAAAGATTCATCCTCTGATTCGAG TGACTCTGATGAAGAAATGACATCACCTGTCAAGGTAAAGAAGTCCCCTGTCAAGGTGAAGAAGTCCCCTGTCCAGGTGAAGAAGCAAGCTGCTAAGCAAGTAAATGGACACCAGTCTAGTGGGACCTCGGATTCAGATTCAGATTCAGATTCAGAATCCGAATGTGAAAACAAATCTTCAAAGAAAG CTGTCAATAAAACTGCATTGGTGACAAAGAAAGATGATTCAAGTAGTTCAGATAGCTCCAGTGATTCAGAAGATGAGAAGATGGTAAAAAAAGCTACCAAAACTACTCCAACTATTGCCAAAACTCCACCAACCAATTCtgtacaaaagaagaaaaaagatgatTCAAGTAGTTCAGATAGCTCCAGTGATTCAGAAGATGAGAAGATGGTAAAAAAAGCTACCAAAACTACTCCAACTATTGCCAAAACTCCACCAACCAATTCtgtacaaaagaagaaaaaagatgatTCAAGTAGTTCAGATAGCTCCAGTGATTCAGAAGATGAGAAGATGGTAAAAAAAGCTACCAAAACTACTCCAACTATTGCCAAAACTCCACCACCCAATTCtgtacaaaagaagaaaaaagatgatTCAAGTAGTTCTGATAGCTCCAGTGATTCAGAAGATGAGAAGATGGTAAAAAAAGCTACCAAAACTACTCCAACTATTGCCAAAACTCCACCACCCAATTCtgtacaaaagaagaaaaaagatgatTCAAGTAGTTCTGATAGCTCCAGTGATTCAGAAGATGAAAAGATTGTGAAAAAAGCTACCAAAACTGCAACTCCTGCAAAAACACCACCAAGCAAGAAAAAAGATGTTTCTAGTAGTTCTGATAGCTCAGTTGATTCTGAAGATGAGAAGATAGTAAAAAAAGCTACAAAAGCAGCAACTACTGCTAAAACTCCGCCAACTAAATCAGTACTTAGCAAACAAAAAGTAGATTCAAGTAGTTCTGATAGCTCCAGTGATTCAGAAGATGAGAAGATTGTGAAAAAAGCTACCAAAACTGCAACTCCTGCAAAAACACCACCAAGCAAGAAAAAAGATGTTTCTAGTACTGATAGCTCAATTGATTCTGAAGATGAGAAGATAGTAAAAAAAGCTACCAAAACTGCAACTCCTATTGCAAAAACTCCAACCAAATCTGTACTGGTGAAGAAAAAAGGTGATTCAAGTAGTTCTGATAGCTCCAGTGATTCAGAAGATGAAAAAATAGGGAACAAATCTACTAACGCTGCAACTCCTATTGTGAAAACTCCACCAACCAAGTCGGtttcaaacaagaaaaaagatgATTCTAGTAGTTCTGATAGCTCAATTGATTCTGAAGATGAGAAGATAGTAAAAAAAGCTACAAAAGCAGCTACTACTGCTAAAACTCCACCAACTAAATCAGTACTAAGCAAAAAAGAAGTAGATTCAAGTAGTTCTGATAGCTCCAGTGATTCAGAAGATGAGAAGATTGTGAAAAAAGCTACCAAAACTGTAACGCCTGCAAAAACTCCCAAAACTGTAACGCCTGCAAAAACTCCACCAACCAAATTGGTACAAAGCAAGAAAAAAGATGATTCATGTAGTTCTGATAGCTCCAGTGATTCAGAAGATGAGAAGATtgtgaaaaaaactacaaaaactgCAACTCCTATTGCAAAAACTCCAACAAAATCTGTATTGGTGAAGAAAAAAGGTGATTCAAGTAGTTCTGATAGCTCCAGTGGTTCAGAAGATGAGAAGATTGTGAAAAAAGCTACAAAAACTGCAACTCCTATTGCAAAAACTCCAACCAAATCtgtacaaaagaagaaaaaagatgatTCAAGTAGTTCTGGTAGCTCCAGTGATTCAGAAGATGAGAAGATTGTGAAAAAAACTACCAAAACTGCAACTCCTATTGCAAAAACTCCAACAAAATCTGTATTGGTGAAGAAAAAAGGTGATTCAAGTAGTTCTGATAGCTCCAGTGGTTCAGAAGATGAGAAGATTGTGAAAAAAGCTACAAAAACTGCAACTCCTATTGCAAAAACTCCAACCAAATCtgtacaaaagaagaaaaaagatgatTCAAGTAGTTCTGGTAGCTCCAGTGATTCAGAAGATGAGAAAATTGTGAAAAAAGCTACCAAAACTGTAACTCCTGCAAAAATAGGGAACAAATCTACTAACGCTGCAACTCCTGTTGTGAAAACTCCACCAACCAAGTcggttttaaacaagaaaaaagatgATTCTAGTAGTTCAGATAGCTCCAGTGATTCAGAGGAAGATAAAACTAAGGTTACCATAGGCAAAACTCCAATAGCAAAAACTCCAACCAAAGGTGCATTagggaagaaaaaaaatgaatcaAGTAGTTCAGAAAGCTCCAGTGAGTCGGAGGAAAAGAAAACACCTACGATAACTGTAACTCCAGTTGCAAAAACTCCACcaaccaaaaagaaaaaagatgatTCAAGTAGTTCTGATAGCTCCAGTGATTCAGAAGATGAGAAGATTGTGAAAAAAACTACCAAAACTGTAACTCCTGCAAAAACTCCACCAACCAAATTGGTACAAAGCAAGAAAAAAGATGATTCAAGTAGTTCTGGTAGCTCCAGTGATTCAGAAGATGAGAAGATTATGAAAAAAACTACCAAAACTGTAACGCCTGCAAAAACTCCCAAAACTGTAACGCCTGCAAAAACTCCACCAACCAAATTGGTACAAAGCAAGAAAAAAGATGATTCAAGTAGTTCTGATAGCTCCAGTGATTCAGAAGATGAGAAGATTGTGAAAAAAACTACCAAAACTGTAACGCCTGCAAAAACTCCACCAACCAAATCAGCACCGAGCAAGAAAAAAGATGATTCAAGTAGTTCTGATAGCTCCAGTGATTCAGAAGATGAGAAGATTGTGACAAAAGCTACCAAAACTGTAACTCCTGTAAAAACTCCACCAACCAATTCtgtacaaaagaagaaaaaagatgatTCAAGTAGTTCTGGTAGCTCCAGTGATTCAGAAGATGAGAAGATTGTGAAAAAAGCTACCAAAACTGCAACTCCTATTGCAAAAACTCCACCAACCAAATCAATACTGagcaaaaaaaaagatgatTCCAGTAGTTCTGATAGCTCCAGTGATTCTGAAGATGACAAGATTGTGAAAAAAGCTACCAAAACTGTAACTCCTGCAAAAACTCCACCAACCAAATCAATGCTGAGCAAGAAAAAAGATGATTCAAGTTGTTCTGATAGCTCCAGTGATTCAGAAGATGAGAAGATTGTGAAAAATGCTACCAAAACTGTAACTCCTGCAAAAACTCCACCAACCAAATCGGTACTGAGCAAGAAAAAAGGTGATTCAAGTAGTTCTGATAGCTCCAGTGATTCTGAAGATGAGAAGATTATGAAAAAAGCTACCAAATTTGCAATTCCAGTTATAAAATCTCCAGGAAGTAAATCCATTcaagagaagaaaaaagtagATTCTGGTAGTTCTAGTGATTCTGAAGATGATAAGATCATGAAAAAAGCTACCAAAACTGCAACACCACCTGCAAAAACTCCACCAACCAAGTCAATACTGAGCAAGAAAAAAGATGATTCAAGTAGTTCTGATAGCTCCAGTGATTCAGAAGATGAGAAGATTGTGAAAAAAGCTACCAAAACTGCAACAACACCTGCAAAAACTCCACCAACCAAATCAGTACCGAGCAAGAAAAAAGATGATTCAAGTAGTTCTGGTAGCTCCAGTGATTCAGAGGaagagaaaacattaaaaacatcaaTTAAAGTCGGAACCAAAGCAACAAAAACTCCACCCTCAAAACTGGCATCAAGTGGATTTACAGCAGTTAAGACGAAGAAAAGAAAAGCCTCTTCAAGCAGTTCTGATAGTTCAAGTGACTCTGAGGATGACAGTGTCCAAAAAAGCTCAGGAAAGAAACGAAAACTGGACAGCAGCAATTTGAATGGTAGTGAGCCAAAAGCTAAGTCTAATAAAAGAAAATGTGATTCGTCCGATTCAGATAGTTCTGTAGATACAGAaggtaaaaagaaaagaatgaagACCAGCCTTGGAGGTCTttcaacattaacaaacaaTCACAATTCACACAACAGTTCAAAGTCATTATCAAGGACAGATAACAAATCTAGTAGTTCAGATAGTTCAAGTGAATCAGACACAAATTTGAAAGGAAAGACACAGTTGGTTAAAAAGTCCAAAGGCAGACAGGATTCTAGCTTTGTGGACAGTTCTGGAGAACAGCAGAAACCAATGAAGTCTTCATCAGCTCCAGTGACTCCAGTCACAGAGAACAGCTTGAATGGAGATTCTGATCAAAAGACCAATAGTTCTAAG AAACGAACACCCAAAACTCCTACGACTCCATTTCGCCGAGTGCCAACTGAAGATGTAGACGTTGATCCAAGACTGAGCAATAACTCGTTTGAGGCAAAG CAGTGTGACACTGTCATATTGGGTCATTCGTTCATCCGCCGACTGAAGGAAAACATCAACAACGGCATTGTTATAGGCCACGTGGATTTGAATGGGCCGACATGTTGGATCCATCAGGGTGGTGCTGGGCTTCCATGGGTGAACGAACAGCTGAACAAAGTAACTGAACTGTGTCCCATGAATGTTTACCTACAAATTGGTGGTAATGACATCAATGCAAATACAGACCCACAGGTTCTTGCACAGGGGATCTTAGACATAGCCCATCAGTTACAGGACAGTGGTATTGGGCGCGTGATCATTGGGTCTGTTTTTCcaagaaaaaatacaaaaagagGCAAAGTGCTGCCAGAAGTTTACGAAGAGGTTGCGAATGAAGTCAATGACATTATTGCGTTAAAGACGAAAGAATCGACAGAGATGAAAATAGACTGGCACCAGCCGTGGATCGGGGACATGAATGGCGAGATATTTTTACGTGATGGAATTCATCTCAATCCTGATGCCACCCAAGCCTACTACAGTAGAATTGTTTCAGCTCTTTCTTCAAGCCACAATGGTGCTGAAAGTGACCAGAAACGGGCTTTTTCTTGA